Proteins from a single region of Harmonia axyridis chromosome 4, icHarAxyr1.1, whole genome shotgun sequence:
- the LOC123678483 gene encoding tigger transposable element-derived protein 4-like — protein sequence MFGVGEMSKPRKLKSLTIGKKLEILKKVENRVNRKIICQEYDIPKSTLCTIIKNKDTIAKFGAEVNNPCVVKRNKPKKKVNTALIKWFEASRKANLPISGPILQQKALDFSRKLGDENFKASSGWLEKFKKRHGVLQKKACGESAAVNQEECDNWIRDVLPTILAPYEADDIFNADETGLFFKCLPDKTLTFKNEKCYGGKLSKERVTLLLAANMSGSEKLKPVIIGKSAKPRCFAGVKCLPLTYYSNKKAWMTSEIFEKWLLNLDKHFQLQNRRVLLLIDNCPAHPNIDHRLKAIKLIFFPPNTTSKLQPLDQGIIKSFKFHYKRRILQTVLDGFESNGTIPKIDLLDCIHTSAAVWRVDLTQETIQNCFRKAGFGTHNFYDYEDELPLSELKKIMTSEQKVALDLQESVFKCLEVLNADDKVSLEEYINVDVDLITSENPSEDEILEYVNNKQEDLENFSETIPEDDDEDDSVGAARQKPSDAEVAKAIETIRLAFSMNEAATDDDLTLIFEISKKFEAYRLNNKTFRQTLITDFF from the exons atgtttggaGTTGGTGAGATGTCGAAGCCGCGTAAACTGAAGTCTTTAACGATCGGAAAGaagttagaaattttaaaaaaagtggaaaatcgTGTCAACAGAAAAATCATTTGCCAAGAATATGATATTCCGAAAAGTACATTATGcactataataaaaaacaaagatacAATAGCTAAGTTTGGTGCAGAAGTGAATAACCCTTGTGTAGTGAAGCGAAATAAGCCTAAGAAGAAAGTGAACACTGCATTGATCAAGTGGTTCGAAGCTTCAAGAAAAGCAAATTTGCCAATCTCAGGGCCCATTTTGCAACAGAAGGCATtagatttttccagaaaattgggagatgaaaatttcaaggctaGCTCGGGATggcttgaaaaattcaaaaaaag ACATGGTGTATTGCAAAAAAAAGCGTGTGGGGAAAGTGCTGCTGTTAATCAAGAAGAGTGTGATAACTGGATTCGAGATGTTCTTCCTACAATTTTAGCTCCTTACGAAGCTGACGATATTTTCAACGCAGATGAGACTGGGTTGTTCTTCAAATGCTTACCAGATAAAACCTTaactttcaaaaatgaaaaatgttacggaggcaaattatccaaggaaaggGTGACTCTTTTATTAGCAGCAAATATGAGTGGCAGTGAGAAATTGAAACCTGTAATAATAGGGAAAAGCGCAAAGCCACGATGTTTCGCAGGAGTGAAATGTTTACCCCTTACTTATTACAGTAACAAAAAGGCCTGGATGACGAGTGAGATATTTGAAAAGTGGTTGTTGAATCTAGACAAACATTTCCAACTTCAAAATCGTAGAGTTCTATTACTGATTGACAACTGCCCTGCTCATCCAAATATCGATCATCGATTGAAGGCaataaagttgattttttttccacccAATACGACATCAAAATTACAGCCTCTTGATCAGGGAATTataaaaagtttcaaatttcattataaacgcAGGATCTTACAAACAGTACTAGATGGATTTGAGTCCAATGGCACTATCCCCAAAATTGATCTCTTGGATTGCATTCATACGTCGGCGGCAGTGTGGAGAGTAGATTTAACCCAGGAGACTATTCAAAACTGCTTCAGAAAGGCTGGTTTTGGGACACATAACTTCTATGACTATGAAGACGAACTGCCGctatcagaattgaaaaaaattatgaccagTGAACAAAAGGTAGCTTTAGATCTCCAAGAGTCTGTTTTTAAATGTTTGGAGGTATTGAATGCTGATGATAAGGTTTCTTTGGAGGAATATATAAATGTGGACGTGGATCTTATAACAAGTGAAAATCCTTCAGAGGATGAGATCTTGGAATATGTGAACAATAAACAAgaagacttggaaaatttttcagagacCATACCTGAAGATGACGATGAAGATGACAGTGTAGGAGCTGCAAGACAAAAGCCTTCTGACGCTGAAGTTGCTAAAGCAATTGAAACCATTCGGCTTGCGTTTTCAATGAATGAGGCTGCAACTGATGACGATTTAACTCTCATATTCGAAATAAGCAAGAAATTTGAAGCCTATCgtctaaacaataaaacatttagGCAAACTTtaataactgattttttttaa